One segment of Pyrococcus sp. ST04 DNA contains the following:
- a CDS encoding S-layer protein — translation MKVKKIAALVVGAAMAGATLGLASAQPQVPEIPKEFFVKDGQPNVKIVVGSEGAAMDVVSAADIAAAIGSLLYTEKDVEVSGVTVVAKKDVTSPLAEIPVFDNYDTDSGHLYTEDMNLTDVPAWWNGAAFSATFDNSVWADTIYNTTEDTDNYLKLRVDNLASLGDEELAAKVQLSGIRLVGINETEGKIEDFKDFKVEIPEVTANISFVIYKYTLEGPTKVDPITKESTTPTTNLVTNLVLDNSTLPIYYPEYSGWKITGVSVVSGTGITDKTTFTLLGKKFSVIAVGENLITGESCDACFTYGKDWGVDYYEQGATPEFDGYKVKILDIDINRDKALLEVTSPSGDTETVTVDTSAPVVLFDGGIRIELLDTFVGIAGTNTVKLHVWTDLKTFSSGDEVIPGWVAEFAIENGAIKWIAVKNKEALSGDTVKLFDTYVVDYKSTIYGPKETSDEKKAYAMEAYVYIEPAEHEYETVEASIGDSIDGYEVTDIKVKVNPDKAYIPSKLTEPITVLDTEIMEQGLENVDSNLILVGGPVVNKVTAALADSLGIPTTYEEWKEKYGTGAESGQVIYKEKCSKIGGYGVVLVAGTDREGTRAAAEALLEYLSKL, via the coding sequence ATGAAGGTGAAGAAGATCGCGGCACTCGTTGTGGGTGCCGCAATGGCCGGTGCAACACTTGGCCTAGCATCAGCTCAGCCTCAAGTTCCAGAGATTCCAAAGGAGTTCTTCGTCAAGGATGGCCAGCCAAATGTTAAGATCGTTGTTGGTAGTGAAGGTGCTGCCATGGATGTTGTGAGTGCTGCAGACATTGCAGCTGCAATTGGAAGCCTCCTTTACACTGAAAAGGATGTTGAGGTTAGCGGAGTCACCGTCGTTGCTAAGAAGGATGTAACTTCACCACTTGCTGAGATCCCGGTATTCGACAATTACGATACAGATTCAGGTCACCTTTACACAGAGGATATGAACCTTACTGATGTCCCAGCTTGGTGGAATGGAGCAGCGTTCTCAGCTACATTTGATAACTCAGTATGGGCTGACACGATTTACAACACCACAGAGGACACAGACAACTACCTAAAGCTTAGGGTTGATAACCTTGCATCACTTGGAGATGAAGAGCTTGCTGCTAAGGTTCAGCTCTCTGGCATAAGGCTCGTCGGAATTAATGAGACTGAGGGCAAGATCGAGGACTTTAAGGACTTTAAGGTTGAGATCCCTGAGGTAACTGCAAACATATCATTTGTAATATACAAGTACACACTTGAGGGCCCAACTAAGGTTGACCCAATTACAAAAGAATCAACTACTCCAACCACTAACTTGGTCACTAACCTAGTGCTTGACAACAGCACCTTACCAATCTACTATCCAGAATATTCAGGTTGGAAGATTACTGGAGTCTCAGTAGTCTCAGGCACTGGAATAACTGATAAAACAACGTTCACACTTCTCGGTAAGAAGTTCTCAGTAATTGCCGTTGGAGAGAACCTAATTACAGGAGAGTCCTGTGACGCGTGCTTCACCTATGGTAAGGACTGGGGCGTAGACTACTACGAACAAGGAGCAACCCCTGAATTCGATGGTTACAAAGTTAAGATACTTGACATTGACATAAACAGAGACAAGGCATTACTCGAGGTCACCAGCCCAAGTGGAGACACTGAGACTGTTACCGTTGACACATCGGCTCCAGTAGTCCTATTTGATGGTGGAATTAGGATTGAACTCCTTGACACCTTCGTAGGTATCGCTGGAACAAACACTGTTAAGCTCCACGTGTGGACTGATCTCAAGACATTCAGCAGTGGCGATGAGGTAATTCCTGGATGGGTTGCAGAATTTGCCATTGAAAATGGAGCAATTAAGTGGATCGCCGTCAAGAACAAGGAAGCCCTCTCAGGAGACACGGTCAAGCTCTTTGACACCTACGTAGTGGACTACAAGTCAACGATTTACGGTCCAAAGGAGACTTCAGATGAGAAGAAGGCTTATGCAATGGAGGCTTATGTATACATTGAACCCGCAGAGCACGAATACGAGACAGTTGAGGCCTCAATCGGAGACTCAATAGACGGCTATGAAGTTACTGACATCAAGGTTAAGGTCAACCCAGACAAGGCATACATACCAAGCAAGCTCACTGAACCAATAACAGTCCTTGACACTGAGATTATGGAGCAGGGACTTGAGAACGTTGACAGCAACCTCATCCTCGTTGGTGGTCCAGTAGTTAACAAGGTAACTGCTGCACTAGCGGACAGCCTTGGAATTCCAACGACCTACGAAGAGTGGAAGGAGAAGTACGGCACTGGTGCCGAGAGTGGTCAGGTCATCTACAAGGAGAAGTGCAGCAAGATCGGAGGATACGGAGTAGTCCTAGTCGCAGGTACTGACAGAGAGGGAACCAGGGCAGCTGCAGAGGCATTGCTTGAGTACCTCTCAAAGCTCTGA
- the amrS gene encoding AmmeMemoRadiSam system radical SAM enzyme — translation MKEAKYWEPLGDGKVRCKLCPLNCIISEGKRGSCRVRVNIGGKLYTLNYGKVSSVALDPIEKKPLFHFWPGSCAFSIGTVGCNMHCKHCQNWEISQADETFPYLQDATPEAIVRLAKHYECESIAYTYNEPTIWYEFVLDTAKLAKKEGLNNILVTNGYINEEPFRELAPYIDAMNIDIKAFDDKFYMKIASVPSGEPSRRIAEIAKKEFNIHVELTYLIIPTLNDREEEIRAFARWVVERLGDDTPVHFSRFFPHYKLLHLPPTPVETLEKAYKIAREEGLKFVYLGNVPGHRGENTYCPKCGNLLIERWGFEVLKFEIENGKCKYCGEKIPIVGTFQRKKYRGMWW, via the coding sequence ATGAAAGAAGCTAAGTATTGGGAACCACTAGGGGATGGTAAAGTTAGATGTAAATTGTGCCCTCTTAATTGTATAATTAGCGAAGGAAAGAGGGGCTCTTGCAGGGTTAGGGTGAATATTGGTGGAAAGCTATACACTCTCAACTATGGAAAAGTATCTTCAGTGGCCCTAGACCCAATAGAAAAGAAGCCCCTTTTTCACTTTTGGCCTGGTTCATGTGCATTCTCTATAGGGACAGTTGGATGTAATATGCACTGTAAACACTGTCAGAACTGGGAAATAAGTCAGGCTGATGAAACATTTCCTTATCTCCAGGATGCCACGCCTGAGGCTATAGTGAGATTGGCAAAGCACTATGAGTGTGAGAGCATAGCATATACATACAACGAACCAACAATATGGTATGAGTTCGTTCTTGATACGGCGAAGTTGGCTAAAAAGGAAGGTTTGAACAACATTCTGGTGACAAATGGGTATATAAATGAAGAACCCTTCAGAGAGCTTGCCCCTTACATAGATGCGATGAATATCGATATCAAGGCTTTTGATGACAAATTTTACATGAAAATCGCAAGCGTTCCAAGCGGTGAGCCGAGTAGAAGAATTGCAGAGATAGCAAAGAAGGAGTTTAATATCCACGTTGAGCTAACTTACCTTATAATACCAACGCTAAATGATAGGGAGGAAGAAATTAGAGCATTTGCGAGATGGGTAGTTGAGAGGTTGGGTGATGACACTCCCGTCCATTTCTCAAGATTCTTCCCTCATTACAAGTTGCTTCACCTTCCTCCAACTCCAGTGGAAACTTTGGAAAAAGCTTATAAAATAGCAAGAGAGGAAGGGTTAAAGTTCGTATACCTAGGAAACGTTCCAGGGCATAGAGGGGAAAACACATACTGTCCGAAGTGTGGTAACCTGCTAATAGAAAGATGGGGATTTGAAGTGTTAAAATTTGAAATTGAAAACGGAAAATGTAAATACTGTGGCGAGAAAATACCTATAGTTGGAACTTTCCAAAGAAAAAAATACAGAGGAATGTGGTGGTAA
- a CDS encoding 2-dehydropantoate 2-reductase: MKIYILGAGAIGSLFGGLLAESGEDVLLIGRKEHIDAVNKRGLIIKGIINETIKVRGTTSVPKEKPDLIILATKAYSTETALKEASGIVKDTWVLSIQNGIGNEEKIIRFGGKAIGGITTNGAILEEPGVINWKGKGITVVGLYPSGEDPFVEKVARTFRKAGLETHVSRNIVGWIWAKTIVNSAINPIGTLLEVKNGAIEDNEYLMSIAMEVVKEGCRIALQNGIEFEVPPMELLFQTLKETRDNYNSMLQDIRKGKMTEIDYINGKIVEYGKAVNLEAPMNSLLWALIKAKEEMSKNVREQGG; encoded by the coding sequence ATGAAAATCTACATCTTGGGTGCAGGAGCCATAGGTTCGCTCTTCGGTGGCCTTCTAGCAGAGAGTGGGGAAGATGTGCTCCTAATAGGTAGGAAAGAGCATATAGATGCCGTCAATAAGCGAGGGTTGATTATCAAAGGAATAATCAACGAAACAATCAAGGTCAGAGGAACAACGAGTGTTCCTAAGGAAAAACCTGACTTGATAATACTCGCAACAAAAGCATACTCAACAGAAACAGCACTAAAAGAGGCCTCAGGTATAGTAAAGGATACCTGGGTACTTAGCATTCAGAACGGGATAGGGAATGAAGAGAAGATAATAAGATTTGGCGGAAAAGCAATAGGAGGAATAACTACAAACGGCGCAATTTTGGAAGAGCCAGGGGTAATAAACTGGAAAGGAAAGGGAATAACGGTTGTTGGCCTTTATCCAAGTGGTGAAGATCCTTTTGTCGAGAAGGTTGCAAGGACTTTTCGGAAGGCAGGTCTGGAAACACATGTCTCGAGGAACATAGTTGGATGGATATGGGCAAAAACAATAGTTAACTCTGCAATAAATCCAATAGGAACCCTGTTGGAAGTAAAAAATGGAGCTATAGAGGACAATGAGTACTTGATGTCGATAGCTATGGAGGTGGTAAAGGAAGGATGCAGGATAGCACTACAGAATGGGATAGAGTTCGAAGTTCCCCCAATGGAATTACTCTTCCAGACGCTGAAGGAAACTAGAGATAACTATAATTCAATGTTACAAGACATTAGGAAGGGTAAAATGACGGAGATTGATTATATAAATGGGAAAATAGTGGAATATGGAAAAGCCGTAAACCTCGAAGCGCCGATGAACTCACTATTATGGGCTTTAATCAAGGCAAAAGAGGAGATGAGTAAAAATGTTCGGGAGCAAGGAGGATGA
- a CDS encoding TIGR00153 family protein, with amino-acid sequence MFGSKEDDVFENIKMHLNAVEDTLESFRKMFIEYINGNISRAETLLHEVEKNEGRADELRRKIELMLYAGAFIPANRGDYIRLSELIDNIADAAESAAHTLIFAKPTIPENLKNNLIMLIEESLKTFKFLKESALALERDVDEALKLAKETEIQEENADKIEYDTLRKIFSDENISTYAKLIWNQVITKIGDIADRAEDASDHIMLMAVKRR; translated from the coding sequence ATGTTCGGGAGCAAGGAGGATGACGTATTTGAAAATATAAAGATGCACCTAAACGCCGTTGAGGATACGTTAGAGAGCTTTAGGAAGATGTTCATTGAGTATATAAATGGTAACATCTCGAGAGCTGAAACCCTTCTCCATGAAGTGGAGAAAAATGAAGGACGAGCAGATGAGCTCAGAAGAAAAATAGAGCTCATGCTTTATGCTGGAGCTTTTATACCTGCCAATAGGGGAGACTACATTAGGCTGAGTGAGTTAATAGATAACATAGCTGATGCAGCCGAAAGTGCCGCTCATACATTGATATTTGCCAAACCTACGATTCCCGAAAACCTAAAGAATAATCTAATTATGCTAATAGAAGAGTCCCTAAAGACATTCAAATTCTTGAAGGAATCGGCTCTAGCTCTAGAAAGAGATGTTGATGAAGCACTTAAGCTTGCAAAGGAGACGGAGATCCAGGAAGAAAATGCTGACAAAATAGAATATGATACTCTAAGAAAGATTTTCTCTGATGAAAATATTTCAACATACGCAAAGCTTATCTGGAATCAAGTTATCACAAAAATCGGAGATATTGCAGACAGAGCAGAGGATGCTTCAGACCATATAATGCTGATGGCTGTGAAAAGGAGGTGA
- a CDS encoding D-2-hydroxyacid dehydrogenase: MKVLVAAPLHEKAIQVLKDAGLEVIYEEYPDEERLIELARDVEAIIVRSKPKVTRRVIENAPKLKVIARAGVGLDNIDVEAAKERGIEVVNAPGASSRSVAELAIGLIFAVARKIAFADRKMREGEWVKKQAMGFELEGKTIGIVGFGRIGYQVAKIAKALGMNILLYDPYPNEERAREVGGKFVDLETLLKESDIVTLHVPLLDSTYHLINEERLKLMKKNAILINASRGAVVDTNALVKALQEGWIAGAGLDVFEEEPLPKDHPLTKLDNVVLTPHIGASTYEAQERAGVEVAEKIVKILKG, translated from the coding sequence ATGAAAGTTTTAGTTGCTGCACCCTTGCATGAGAAAGCAATCCAAGTCTTGAAAGATGCTGGGCTTGAGGTCATATATGAAGAATATCCAGACGAAGAAAGGCTCATAGAACTCGCAAGAGATGTCGAAGCTATAATAGTGAGGAGCAAGCCGAAGGTCACTAGAAGGGTTATAGAGAATGCTCCAAAACTTAAGGTTATAGCTAGGGCTGGAGTTGGCCTAGACAATATAGATGTTGAGGCTGCAAAGGAGAGAGGAATAGAAGTTGTCAATGCTCCTGGAGCAAGTTCAAGAAGCGTCGCAGAGCTTGCGATTGGGTTAATCTTTGCAGTAGCGAGGAAGATAGCCTTCGCTGACAGAAAAATGAGAGAAGGAGAATGGGTCAAAAAGCAGGCGATGGGCTTTGAACTGGAAGGAAAAACTATAGGAATCGTTGGCTTTGGAAGAATCGGCTACCAAGTCGCAAAAATAGCAAAAGCACTTGGAATGAATATTCTACTGTACGATCCTTATCCAAATGAAGAGAGAGCCAGGGAAGTTGGAGGTAAGTTTGTAGACCTTGAAACACTTCTAAAGGAGAGTGATATAGTAACATTACACGTTCCCCTTCTAGATTCAACATATCACTTAATAAACGAGGAAAGGCTCAAACTAATGAAAAAGAATGCAATTCTCATAAACGCTTCTAGAGGGGCTGTTGTAGATACAAATGCGCTGGTAAAAGCCCTCCAGGAAGGCTGGATAGCTGGAGCCGGCTTAGATGTGTTTGAAGAAGAGCCACTTCCAAAAGACCACCCACTTACAAAGCTTGACAACGTAGTCTTAACGCCACACATAGGAGCCTCAACGTATGAGGCTCAGGAGAGGGCTGGAGTAGAGGTCGCGGAAAAAATAGTTAAAATATTAAAAGGCTGA
- a CDS encoding 1,4-alpha-glucan branching protein codes for MKGYLTFVLHTHIPYVRKHGKWPFGEEWLFEAISESYLPLLMELEKLRDKGVKFELVISFTPVLMEQLNDEYIKREFEKYMERKLRTMAKDLEKFDDVKLKAAVSYMLGYFERVYSYWKAINGDILGRFKRLQDEGYVEVITSAATHGYLPLLDRDEAIEGQILNGIKTYEKYFGKKPRGIWLPECAYRPDGFWKSPSNGEVRWRKGIEHFLKKYRIEYFFVESHLVDEGPATSKYGKVLPAKTKKSTLRPYFLKNGIAVFARNRETGIQVWSADIGYPGDFWYREFHKKAEESGGQYWRVTGTKDLGAKEPYEPEKAMERVDEHARHFISLVRSLLEEFERSEGEKGIVVAPYDTELFGHWWFEGVRWLARVLELAEKEGIKTTTISNFLDKYSGERYEIELPEGSWGMFGTHYTWWNPEVEWTWPIIHTAERRMVSLVSKYLGRDELTDRVLDQLGRELLLIEASDWQFLMTTGQAKEYGKRRILEHAHVFHRLANALEEYIRSGKFEELELLEEVEEVDNAFRPIILGPYISEAPPEVPSYIEPPEIPTEEEDKESGKFLSGQSEESVNFEKFLLSIKGVGPKTVERLKKAGIRSLRELSKWDVNELSKKTGIPRSRLKKIFRKLKSAF; via the coding sequence ATGAAAGGTTATTTAACATTTGTTCTACACACCCATATACCTTATGTTAGAAAGCATGGAAAGTGGCCTTTTGGAGAGGAATGGCTTTTTGAAGCGATATCAGAGAGCTATCTTCCCCTTCTGATGGAGCTCGAAAAACTTAGGGACAAGGGTGTAAAGTTCGAACTTGTCATAAGTTTTACTCCAGTTCTCATGGAGCAACTTAATGACGAATACATAAAAAGAGAGTTTGAGAAGTACATGGAGAGAAAGCTAAGAACAATGGCAAAAGACTTAGAGAAGTTTGACGATGTTAAGCTCAAGGCTGCAGTTTCATATATGCTTGGATACTTTGAGAGGGTGTATTCATATTGGAAGGCAATAAATGGGGATATCCTCGGCAGGTTCAAACGCCTTCAGGATGAAGGATATGTTGAAGTAATCACTTCTGCAGCAACGCATGGTTATTTGCCACTGTTGGACAGGGACGAGGCAATAGAAGGACAAATACTTAACGGCATAAAGACGTATGAGAAGTATTTTGGTAAAAAGCCGCGAGGAATTTGGCTTCCAGAGTGTGCATATAGGCCGGATGGCTTCTGGAAGAGTCCCAGTAATGGAGAAGTGAGGTGGAGGAAAGGTATAGAGCACTTCTTAAAGAAATATAGAATTGAGTACTTCTTTGTTGAAAGCCATCTAGTGGATGAGGGGCCAGCGACATCTAAATATGGAAAAGTTCTTCCAGCAAAAACCAAAAAATCAACTCTTAGGCCATATTTCTTAAAAAATGGAATTGCAGTCTTTGCCAGAAACAGAGAAACTGGAATTCAAGTTTGGAGTGCTGATATTGGGTATCCAGGTGACTTTTGGTACAGAGAATTCCACAAAAAGGCTGAAGAGAGTGGAGGTCAATACTGGAGAGTCACTGGCACGAAAGACCTTGGGGCTAAAGAACCCTATGAACCAGAAAAAGCAATGGAAAGAGTAGATGAACATGCAAGACACTTCATAAGTCTAGTTAGATCCCTTCTTGAAGAGTTTGAGAGATCCGAAGGAGAGAAGGGAATAGTTGTTGCTCCATATGATACTGAATTATTCGGTCATTGGTGGTTCGAGGGGGTCAGATGGCTTGCTAGGGTTCTAGAACTTGCTGAGAAAGAAGGGATAAAAACAACGACAATAAGTAATTTCCTTGATAAGTATTCTGGGGAGAGGTACGAGATAGAACTACCAGAAGGGTCGTGGGGGATGTTCGGAACACATTACACATGGTGGAACCCTGAGGTGGAGTGGACATGGCCAATAATCCACACTGCAGAGAGAAGGATGGTCTCTCTGGTAAGTAAATATCTAGGAAGAGATGAACTCACTGATAGGGTGCTGGATCAACTGGGGAGAGAGCTCCTGTTAATAGAGGCCAGTGACTGGCAATTCTTAATGACGACTGGGCAGGCAAAGGAGTATGGGAAGAGAAGAATATTAGAGCATGCACATGTTTTTCACAGGTTAGCAAATGCCTTGGAGGAATACATTAGGAGCGGAAAATTCGAGGAACTAGAATTGCTCGAAGAAGTTGAGGAAGTGGACAATGCATTTAGGCCAATAATCCTAGGCCCTTACATTAGCGAAGCTCCTCCGGAGGTTCCCTCGTACATAGAACCTCCTGAAATACCTACCGAGGAGGAAGATAAAGAGTCTGGGAAGTTCTTAAGTGGACAGAGTGAGGAGTCTGTAAACTTTGAGAAGTTTCTACTATCAATAAAGGGTGTTGGCCCAAAAACCGTTGAGAGATTGAAAAAGGCCGGAATAAGGTCACTTAGAGAGTTATCAAAGTGGGATGTCAATGAACTCTCAAAGAAAACGGGAATACCAAGAAGTAGACTAAAAAAGATATTTAGGAAGCTGAAGTCAGCCTTTTAA